The following are encoded together in the Streptomyces flavofungini genome:
- a CDS encoding MFS transporter, with product MTSTEQRVRPAEVERHPGRWLALAVLALAVLLVAVDATVLGLATPYISEDLKPSGNQLLWIGDVYSFVIAGLLVSMGSLGDRIGRKKLLLTGAVAFGAVSVLNSYATTPELMILARALLGVAGATLMPSTLALIRNIFHDPRERSIAVGVWGAMASAGAAVGPVVGGFLLEHFWWGSVFLINLPVMAVLVLVGVKLLPESKNPAPGPWDLISVALSLIGMIGVVYAIKEAAAHGPSWDAAASGAIGVTALVWFVRRQLTLRAPLLDMRLFRNRGFSAAVMADLLTILGLSGLVFFLSQFLQLVQGRQPFEAGLAELPAAVGAVAAGLIAGTVARRYSVRAVVAGGLAAVGLALAALTVLSQSTGYPLLGGALLVVGVGAGFSFTVTADVILSSVPKEQAGAASAVSETAYELGAALGIALLGSIVTGVYRGFTAPPGTPADAASAAHDSLGGAVEAGSGLPARTAEPLISAAQEAFVDGLRLAAGIGAAVLLATSVAAWFLLKGQRLEDRVEHP from the coding sequence ATGACAAGCACCGAACAGCGCGTGAGGCCCGCGGAGGTGGAGCGGCACCCCGGTCGCTGGCTCGCCCTCGCCGTGCTGGCGCTGGCCGTGCTGCTCGTCGCGGTGGACGCGACCGTCCTCGGTCTCGCGACGCCGTACATCAGCGAGGACCTGAAGCCGTCCGGCAACCAGCTGCTGTGGATCGGTGACGTCTATTCGTTCGTGATCGCGGGCCTGCTGGTGTCCATGGGCAGCCTCGGTGACCGCATCGGCCGCAAGAAGCTGCTGCTCACCGGAGCCGTCGCGTTCGGCGCGGTGTCCGTGCTCAACTCCTACGCGACCACGCCCGAGTTGATGATCCTGGCCCGGGCGCTGCTCGGTGTCGCGGGCGCGACCCTGATGCCGTCCACGCTGGCGCTGATCCGGAACATCTTCCACGACCCGCGCGAGCGCAGCATCGCCGTCGGCGTGTGGGGCGCGATGGCGTCGGCGGGCGCGGCGGTCGGCCCGGTCGTCGGCGGCTTCCTGCTCGAACACTTCTGGTGGGGCTCGGTCTTCCTCATCAACCTGCCGGTGATGGCGGTCCTCGTCCTCGTCGGCGTCAAGCTGCTGCCCGAGTCCAAGAACCCGGCGCCGGGCCCCTGGGACCTGATCAGTGTGGCCCTGTCGCTCATCGGCATGATCGGCGTCGTGTACGCCATCAAGGAAGCCGCGGCCCACGGCCCGAGCTGGGACGCCGCGGCGTCCGGCGCCATCGGTGTGACGGCCCTGGTGTGGTTCGTGCGCCGCCAGCTCACCCTGCGCGCGCCGCTCCTGGACATGCGGCTGTTCCGCAACCGTGGCTTCTCGGCGGCCGTGATGGCGGACCTGCTGACCATCCTCGGCCTGTCCGGCCTGGTCTTCTTCCTCTCCCAGTTCCTCCAACTGGTGCAGGGCAGGCAGCCGTTCGAGGCGGGCCTCGCCGAACTGCCCGCCGCGGTGGGCGCGGTGGCGGCGGGTCTGATCGCGGGCACCGTGGCGCGCCGGTACTCGGTGCGGGCGGTGGTCGCGGGCGGGCTCGCGGCGGTGGGTCTCGCGCTCGCCGCGCTGACCGTGCTGAGCCAGTCGACCGGCTATCCGCTGCTCGGCGGGGCGCTCCTGGTCGTCGGCGTCGGCGCGGGCTTCTCCTTCACGGTGACCGCCGACGTGATCCTCTCCAGCGTGCCCAAGGAGCAGGCGGGCGCGGCGTCCGCGGTCTCCGAGACGGCGTACGAACTCGGCGCGGCCCTCGGCATCGCCCTGCTCGGCTCCATCGTGACCGGCGTGTACCGCGGCTTCACCGCCCCGCCCGGCACCCCGGCCGACGCCGCGTCGGCCGCCCACGACTCCCTGGGCGGCGCGGTCGAGGCGGGCTCCGGACTGCCCGCGCGTACCGCCGAGCCACTGATCTCGGCGGCGCAGGAGGCGTTCGTGGACGGCCTGCGCCTGGCCGCGGGCATCGGCGCCGCGGTGCTGCTCGCGACGTCGGTGGCGGCGTGGTTCCTGCTGAAGGGCCAGCGGCTGGAGGACAGGGTGGAGCACCCGTAG
- a CDS encoding lysophospholipid acyltransferase family protein: MSRLALIKAVLGPFLRLMFRPRVEGAENIPGTGPVILAGNHLTFIDSMILPLVCDRPVFFIGKDEYVTGKGLKGRLMAWFFTGVGMIPVERDGGRGGVAALMTGKRVLDEGKIFGIYPEGTRSPDGRLYRGRTGIARLTLMTGAPVVPFAMIGTDKLQPGGKGLPHPGKVTVRFGEAMEFSRYDGMDRDRYVLRAVTDSVMTEVMLLSGQEYVDMYATKAKAA; the protein is encoded by the coding sequence TTGTCCCGTCTAGCGCTCATCAAGGCAGTGCTCGGACCGTTCCTGCGCCTGATGTTCCGCCCACGGGTGGAAGGCGCCGAGAACATCCCCGGGACCGGTCCCGTCATTCTGGCCGGAAACCACCTGACGTTCATCGACTCGATGATCCTGCCCCTGGTGTGCGACCGGCCCGTCTTCTTCATCGGCAAGGACGAGTACGTCACCGGCAAGGGCCTCAAGGGCCGCCTGATGGCTTGGTTCTTCACCGGCGTCGGCATGATCCCGGTGGAGCGTGACGGCGGCCGGGGCGGGGTGGCCGCGCTGATGACCGGCAAGCGCGTCCTGGACGAGGGCAAGATCTTCGGCATCTACCCCGAGGGCACCCGCTCCCCCGACGGCCGCCTCTACCGCGGTCGCACCGGCATCGCGCGGCTGACCCTGATGACGGGCGCGCCGGTGGTGCCGTTCGCGATGATCGGCACGGACAAGCTGCAGCCCGGCGGCAAGGGCCTGCCCCACCCGGGCAAGGTGACCGTCCGCTTCGGCGAGGCGATGGAGTTCTCGCGGTACGACGGCATGGACCGCGACCGCTACGTGCTGCGCGCGGTGACGGACTCCGTGATGACGGAGGTCATGCTGCTCTCGGGCCAGGAGTACGTGGACATGTACGCCACGAAGGCCAAGGCGGCCTGA
- a CDS encoding glycerophosphodiester phosphodiesterase has protein sequence MATQESGRRETGTSPGRRAVLGAAVLGAGTAVVGVPGVARADARHGHGGGGYRDLPVPTVIAHRGTSGYRPEHTLGSYQLALDMGAHVIEQDVVPTKDGHLVCRHENDITGTTDVAAHPEFADRKTTKSVDGTRLTGWFTEDFTLAELKTLRAKERIPGTRQRNTLYDGRWDVPTLEEVFRWAEKEGRRRGKRVWLHIETKHPTYFRKLGLGLEEPLAKLLRRYHRDRRNSPNFLQSFEPSSIQRLRKLVDAPGVVLLSTAASRPWDFVEAGDPRTVADLIKPEGLKWIASYAKGIGPTLDLVIPKGPDGKLLEPTTLVRDAHAKGLVLHPYTMRNENTFLPADFKKGTDPNAYGDAFGAFKAYFATGIDGIFSDNPDTALLAAADFNDD, from the coding sequence ATGGCGACGCAGGAATCGGGGCGGCGGGAGACGGGGACGAGCCCGGGGCGGCGCGCGGTGCTCGGGGCCGCGGTGCTCGGGGCGGGCACGGCCGTCGTGGGCGTGCCCGGGGTGGCGAGAGCCGACGCGCGCCACGGTCACGGGGGCGGCGGCTACCGCGACCTGCCGGTGCCGACCGTGATCGCGCACCGCGGCACCAGCGGCTACCGGCCCGAACACACGCTCGGCTCGTACCAACTCGCCCTCGACATGGGCGCGCACGTCATCGAGCAGGACGTGGTGCCCACCAAGGACGGCCATCTCGTATGCCGTCACGAGAACGACATCACCGGCACGACGGACGTCGCCGCGCACCCCGAGTTCGCGGACCGCAAGACGACCAAGAGCGTCGACGGCACCAGACTGACCGGCTGGTTCACCGAGGACTTCACGCTCGCCGAGCTGAAGACGCTGCGCGCCAAGGAGCGCATCCCCGGCACCCGCCAGCGCAACACCCTCTACGACGGCCGCTGGGACGTCCCCACCCTCGAAGAGGTCTTCCGCTGGGCCGAGAAGGAGGGGCGCAGGCGCGGCAAGCGGGTCTGGCTGCACATCGAGACCAAGCACCCCACGTACTTCCGCAAGCTGGGCCTCGGCCTCGAGGAGCCGCTCGCCAAGCTCCTGCGCCGCTACCACCGCGACCGCAGGAACTCGCCGAACTTCCTGCAGTCCTTCGAGCCCAGCAGCATCCAGCGCCTGCGCAAGCTCGTCGACGCGCCCGGCGTGGTCCTGCTGTCCACGGCCGCCTCCCGCCCCTGGGACTTCGTCGAGGCGGGCGACCCGCGCACCGTCGCCGACCTCATCAAGCCCGAGGGCCTGAAGTGGATCGCCTCCTACGCCAAGGGCATCGGCCCGACGCTCGACCTGGTCATCCCCAAGGGCCCCGACGGCAAGCTCCTGGAGCCGACCACCCTGGTCCGCGACGCGCACGCCAAGGGCCTGGTCCTGCACCCGTACACGATGCGCAACGAGAACACCTTCCTGCCCGCCGACTTCAAGAAGGGCACGGACCCGAACGCGTACGGCGACGCTTTCGGCGCGTTCAAGGCGTACTTCGCCACCGGCATCGACGGGATCTTCTCCGACAACCCGGACACGGCGCTGCTCGCCGCCGCGGACTTCAACGACGACTGA